The window GGCTAATCCAAATATTAAAGTTGAATATCAAAAAATAGATTTTACAGATGGACCAGCAAAGCTTGAAACAGCTATTATTTCTAAATCAAATCCTGATGTTATTATAGATGCTCCTGGAAGAGTAATAGATTGGGCTAAAAAAGGATATTTAGTTCCTTTTGATATTGATACTTCAATTTATTCTGATACAATAGTTTCAGCTGCAAGTCATAAAGGAAAGCTATATCTATATCCATTAGGAACTGCACCGTTTGTTATGGCATTTAATAGAGTAATTACAGATAGATTAGGTGTTACTCATATGTTGCCATTAAACAAACCAGGAAGAAACTGGAATGTTGAAGAATTTGAGGCTTTATTAACAGCAATTAAAGAAAAAGATTCAAGTATAGATCCAATAATATTTTTCAATAAATCAACAGATGGAAGTCATGGACCAAGATCTTTTGTTGTTAATTTATTTGATACTTGGCTTACAGATAAAGATATAACTAAGTATATTGTTAATAATGAAAAAGGAGTTAAAGCTTTAGAATGGGCTAAACAAGCACATGATAAGGGATTATTAGGAGATGGTGTTTCATCAGAAGCTAAAGATGCTTTAGAAGCATTTAGAAGTGGACTTTCAGCTGGAACTATGATTTATTCACCAGGATTAAATGCTATAAGAGGTAATCAATTAGCTAGAGAAAGTGGTAAATTAGATCCAGTATATGTGGCTATGCCAAATAGCAGTGGACAAGCTAAATATGAATTATTATTAGCAGGAGCAGCTGTGTTTAATAATGGAGATGAGGCAAAAATTGAAGCATCTAAAAAATTTGTAGATTTTGTAATTAATGATCCAGTATGGGGTGAAAGATCTCTTAAAGCAACTAGAAACTTCTCTCCAGTTGGTAAAACAGGATTATATGGTGATGATGAAGAAACTAAATTTATAGAATCAATAAATGGAAATTATGGTCCATATTACAATACTATAGATGGATTTGCTCAAATGAGACCATTATGGTCAAATATGGTTCAAGCTGTGTTAAATGGACAAATTAGTCCTAAAGATGGATTAGATAAATTTGTTATAGATGCAACTAAAACAATTGAAGATGCTAAATAGAGATATAGGAGTTGTTTTGTTAGATGATAGTTTTATTATGGTTTTATTATAGTAAATTATATATTTTAGGTTCATTATTATTTACATTCTTTTTAAATAAGGTTACAAATAAGCTGTATTTACCACCATTAATAATTAATATGGTGGGGGTTATTATGTTATTTTTAATTCCTTATCATTCCAGAACTTATGCAATGTATTTTAATTATATGCCTATAGTAGTTACAAGTGCATTATTAAATATCATAATATATTTATTTAGAAAACATAAATAATTTCTTGTTATAATCAAAAAAGTCTGAAACTTTAGTATATTAAAAAT of the Streptobacillus ratti genome contains:
- a CDS encoding ABC transporter substrate-binding protein: MYKNFKLLIATALLSIVVFSCGMKNKEDGIVTIKYWSFPNFNADPELKTSEEFDMALIKAFEEANPNIKVEYQKIDFTDGPAKLETAIISKSNPDVIIDAPGRVIDWAKKGYLVPFDIDTSIYSDTIVSAASHKGKLYLYPLGTAPFVMAFNRVITDRLGVTHMLPLNKPGRNWNVEEFEALLTAIKEKDSSIDPIIFFNKSTDGSHGPRSFVVNLFDTWLTDKDITKYIVNNEKGVKALEWAKQAHDKGLLGDGVSSEAKDALEAFRSGLSAGTMIYSPGLNAIRGNQLARESGKLDPVYVAMPNSSGQAKYELLLAGAAVFNNGDEAKIEASKKFVDFVINDPVWGERSLKATRNFSPVGKTGLYGDDEETKFIESINGNYGPYYNTIDGFAQMRPLWSNMVQAVLNGQISPKDGLDKFVIDATKTIEDAK